The following proteins are co-located in the Theropithecus gelada isolate Dixy chromosome 19, Tgel_1.0, whole genome shotgun sequence genome:
- the PLIN5 gene encoding perilipin-5, with translation MSEDEAAHIPRPSGSDSQTQQNVVQRVVALPLVRTTCTAVCDAYSAAKDRHPLLGSACRLAENCVCGLTTRALDHAQPLLEHLQPQLASVNSLACRGLDKLEEKLPFLQQPSETVVTSAKDAVASSVTGVVDLARRGRRWSVELKRSVSHAMDVVLEKSEELVDHFLPMTEEELEALAAEAEGPEVGSVEDQRRQQGYFVRLGSLSARIRHLAYEHSLGKLRQSKHRAQDTLAQLQETLELIDHMQCGVTPTTPARPGKVHELWGEWGQCNPKTRRRSQAELETLVLSRSLTQELQGTVEALESSVRGLPPSAQEKVAEVRRSVDALQTAFADARCFGDVPAAVLAEGRGSVARAHACVDELLELVVQAMPLPWLVGPFAPILVERPEPLPDLADQVDEVIGGPDPRWAHLDWPAQQRAWEAQHRDGNGDGDGMGVARDICEQEPETPSCSVKHTLMPELDF, from the exons ATGTCCGAAGACGAGGCGGCTCACATCCCCAGACCCAGCGGCTCAGATTCCCAGACCCAGCAG AATGTGGTGCAGCGTGTGGTGGCTTTGCCCCTGGTCAGGACCACGTGCACCGCAGTCTGCGATGCTTACAGCGCGGCCAAGGACAGGCACCCGCTGCTGGGCTCTGCCTGCCGCCTGGCTGAGAACTGCGTGTGCGGTCTGACCACCCGTGCCCTGGACCACGCCCAGCCGCTGCTGGAGCACCTGCAGCCCCAGC tGGCCTCCGTGAACAGTCTCGCCTGCAGGGGCCTGGACAAGCTGGAGGAGAAGCTTCCCTTTCTGCAGCAACCTTCGGAGACG GTGGTGACCTCGGCCAAGGACGCGGTGGCCAGCAGTGTCACGGGTGTGGTGGACCTGGCCCGGCGTGGCCGGCGCTGGAGCGTGGAGCTGAAGCGCTCCGTGAGCCATGCCATGGACGTTGTGCTGGAAAAATCAGAGGAGCTGGTGGATCACTTCCTGCCCATGACGGAGGAAGAGCTCG AGGCACTGGCGGCTGAGGCCGAGGGCCCGGAAGTGGGTTCGGTGGAGGATCAGAGGAGACAGCAGGGCTACTTTGTGCGCCTCGGCTCCCTGTCGGCGCGGATTCGCCACCTGGCCTACGAGCACtctctggggaaactgaggcagagcaaACACCGTGCCCAGGACACCCTGGCCCAGCTGCAGGAGACGCTGGAACTG ATAGACCACATGCAGTGTGGGGTGACCCCCACCACCCCGGCCCGCCCCGGGAAAGTGCACGAACTATGGGGGGAATGGGGTCAGTGCAATCCGAAGACCCGCCGCCGGAGCCAG GCAGAGCTGGAGACGCTGGTGCTGTCCCGCAGCCTGACGCAGGAGCTGCAGGGCACGGTAGAGGCACTGGAGTCCAGTGTGCGGGGCCTGCCCCCCAGCGCCCAGGAGAAGGTGGCTGAGGTGCGGCGCAGCGTGGACGCCCTGCAGACTGCCTTCGCTGATGCCCGCTGCTTCGGGGATGTGCCAGCAGCCGTGCTGGCCGAGGGCCGGGGTAGCGTGGCCCGTGCACACGCCTGCGTGGATGAGCTGCTGGAGCTGGTGGTGCAGGCCATGCCGCTGCCCTGGCTGGTGGGACCCTTTGCACCCATCCTTGTGGAGCGACCCGAGCCCCTGCCTGACCTGGCGGACCAGGTGGATGAGGTCATCGGGGGCCCTGACCCCCGCTGGGCGCACCTGGACTGGCCGGCCCAGCAGAGAGCCTGGGAGGCCCAGCACAGGGATGGGAATGGTGATGGGGACGGGATGGGTGTCGCCAGGGACATCTGCGAGCAGGAACCCGAAACCCCCAGCTGCTCGGTCAAGCACACCCTGATGCCCGAGCTGGACTTCTGA
- the LRG1 gene encoding leucine-rich alpha-2-glycoprotein: MASWSRRRPESPGGFQPHLSRTLFLLLLLAASACGVTLSPKHCQVFRSDHGSSISCQPPAKIPSYLPADTVHLAVEFFNLTLLPATLLQGASKLQELHLSSNRLESLSPEFLRPVPQLRVLDLTRNSLTRLPPGLFQASATLDTLVLKENQLEVLEASWLHGLKALRHLDLSGNCLRKLPPGLLANFTLLRTLDLAENQLETLPRDLLQGPLQLERLHLEGNKLQELGKDLLVPQPDLRYLFLNGNKLVRVAAGAFQGLRQLDMLDLSNNSLASVPEGLWTSLGQPNRDMRDGFDISSNPWICDQNLSDLYRWLQAQKDKMFSQNDTRCAGPEAVKGQTLLAVAESQ, from the exons ATGGCCTCTTGGAGCAGACGGCGACCCGAAAG CCCAGGGGGCTTTCAACCCCATCTTTCTAGAACCCTGTTCCTGCTGCTGCTATTGGCGGCCTCAGCCTGCGGGGTCACCCTGAGCCCCAAACACTGCCAGGTGTTCCGCTCAGACCATGGCAGCTCCATCTCCTGCCAACCACCTGCCAAAATCCCCAGCTACCTGCCAGCCGACACTGTGCACCTGGCCGTGGAGTTCTTCAACCTGACCCTCCTGCCAGCCACCCTCCTCCAGGGCGCCTCTAAGCTCCAAGAATTGCACCTCTCCAGCAACAGGCTGGAAAGCCTCTCACCCGAGTTCCTGCGGCCAGTGCCGCAGCTGAGGGTGCTGGATCTAACTCGAAACTCCCTGACCAGGCTGCCCCCAGGCCTCTTCCAGGCCTCAGCCACCCTGGACACCCTGGTGTTGAAAGAAAACCAGCTGGAGGTCCTGGAGGCCTCGTGGCTGCACGGCCTGAAAGCCCTGAGGCATCTGGACCTGTCTGGGAACTGCCTCCGGAAACTGCCCCCTGGGCTGCTAGCCAACTTCACCCTCCTGCGCACCCTTGACCTTGCGGAGAACCAGTTGGAGACCTTGCCCCGTGACCTTCTGCAGGGTCCGCTGCAATTAGAACGGCTACATCTAGAAGGCAACAAATTGCAAGAACTGGGAAAGGATCTCCTCGTGCCGCAGCCAGACCTGCGCTACCTTTTCCTGAACGGCAACAAGCTGGTCAGGGTGGCAGCTGGTGCCTTCCAGGGCCTGCGGCAGCTGGACATGCTGGACCTCTCCAATAACTCGCTGGCCAGTGTGCCCGAGGGGCTCTGGACATCCCTAGGGCAGCCAAACCGGGACATGCGGGATGGCTTTGACATCTCCAGCAACCCCTGGATCTGTGACCAGAACCTGAGCGACCTCTATCGTTGGCTTCAGGCCCAAAAAGACAAGATGTTTTCCCAGAATGACACGCGCTGTGCTGGGCCTGAAGCCGTGAAGGGCCAGACGCTCCTGGCAGTGGCCGAGTCCCAGTGA